The following proteins come from a genomic window of Yinghuangia sp. ASG 101:
- a CDS encoding RNA polymerase sigma-70 factor — protein MADTETAPETDPYFAHRRLLFATAYRMLGSVADAEDVLQDAWLTWDAADRTAIRHPKAYLVRTVTNLSLNRLTSARATRETYVGPWLPEPLLTSPDAAAETEMADTVSTAMLVVLETLTPVERAVFMLREVFGYTHAEIARTLDRPEATVRQIAHRAREHVRARRPRFDSDEDQRKRATERFIAACAGGDLNAMMRLLAPDVTAWSDGGGKITAALRPLHGPDHVARWTLGILAKPQSAGVTLRPALINGELGVLLAVGELPVGALTFDLVDNRIRNLRLQVNPDKLGGLTGNGPR, from the coding sequence ATGGCCGACACCGAGACGGCGCCGGAAACGGACCCGTACTTCGCGCACCGGCGGCTGCTCTTCGCCACCGCCTACCGCATGCTGGGCAGCGTCGCCGACGCCGAGGACGTCCTCCAGGACGCCTGGCTCACCTGGGACGCCGCCGACCGGACCGCGATCCGGCACCCGAAGGCGTACCTGGTCCGCACGGTCACCAATCTGTCGCTGAACCGCCTCACCTCGGCCCGCGCCACCCGCGAGACCTACGTCGGCCCATGGCTGCCCGAACCCCTGCTCACCTCGCCGGACGCCGCCGCGGAGACCGAAATGGCCGACACCGTCTCGACCGCGATGCTGGTGGTTCTGGAAACCCTCACCCCGGTCGAGCGCGCGGTGTTCATGCTCCGCGAGGTCTTCGGCTACACCCACGCCGAGATCGCCCGCACCCTCGACCGGCCCGAGGCGACCGTGCGCCAGATCGCGCACCGCGCCCGCGAGCACGTCCGGGCCCGCCGCCCGCGCTTCGACAGCGACGAGGACCAGCGCAAGCGGGCCACCGAGCGGTTCATCGCCGCCTGCGCGGGCGGCGACCTCAACGCGATGATGCGCCTGCTCGCCCCGGACGTGACCGCGTGGTCGGACGGCGGCGGCAAGATCACCGCCGCCCTCCGGCCCCTGCACGGACCGGACCATGTCGCGCGTTGGACGCTCGGGATCCTGGCCAAGCCGCAGTCGGCCGGCGTCACCCTGCGCCCCGCCCTGATCAACGGCGAACTGGGCGTGCTGCTCGCCGTCGGCGAACTCCCGGTCGGCGCACTGACGTTCGACCTGGTCGACAACCGCATCCGCAACCTGCGGCTGCAGGTCAACCCCGACAAACTCGGCGGCCTGACCGGAAACGGGCCACGGTGA
- the gdhA gene encoding NADP-specific glutamate dehydrogenase, with product MPLSRPAAATTTGRSLTGELFDEVLRRNPGEPEFHQAVREVLDSLDPILAARPDFVDARLLERICEPERQIIFRVPWQDDKGVVRVNRGFRIEFNSALGPYKGGLRFHPSVNLGIVKFLGFEQIFKNALTGLAIGGGKGGSDFDPHGRSDAEIMRFCQSFMTELYRHLGEHTDVPAGDIGVGGREIGFLFGQYRRITNRWEAGVLTGKGADWGGSAARPEATGYGNVLFASAMLKERGEEFAGQQVVVSGSGNVAIYSIEKAQALGANVLTASDSSGYIVDEKGIDLALLKEIKEVERGRIDEYAARRGASARFVAGGSVWDVPADVALPSATQNELDAAAATTLVRNGVKAVSEGANMPTTPEALHIFQKAGVAFGPGKAANAGGVATSALEMRQNAGRATWAFDVVEAELAAIMRDIHDTCFATAEKYGHPGDYVVGANIAGFERVADAMLAQGLI from the coding sequence ATGCCGCTTTCCCGCCCGGCCGCCGCGACCACGACGGGCCGGTCGCTGACCGGCGAGCTGTTCGACGAGGTGCTGCGCCGCAACCCCGGCGAACCGGAGTTCCACCAGGCGGTGCGCGAAGTCCTCGATTCGCTCGACCCGATCCTCGCGGCCCGCCCCGATTTCGTCGACGCCCGTCTCCTGGAACGCATCTGCGAACCGGAGAGGCAGATCATCTTTCGTGTTCCGTGGCAGGACGACAAAGGCGTCGTACGCGTCAACCGGGGCTTCCGGATCGAGTTCAACAGCGCGCTCGGCCCGTACAAGGGCGGGCTGCGGTTCCACCCGTCGGTGAACCTCGGCATCGTGAAGTTTTTGGGCTTCGAGCAGATTTTCAAGAACGCGCTCACCGGTCTCGCGATCGGCGGCGGCAAGGGCGGCAGCGATTTCGACCCGCACGGGCGGTCGGATGCCGAGATCATGCGGTTCTGCCAGTCGTTCATGACCGAGCTGTACCGGCACCTGGGCGAGCACACCGACGTACCGGCCGGTGACATCGGCGTGGGCGGGCGCGAGATCGGCTTCCTGTTCGGGCAATACCGCCGGATCACCAACCGCTGGGAGGCCGGCGTGCTGACCGGCAAGGGCGCGGACTGGGGCGGTTCCGCCGCGCGGCCCGAGGCCACCGGCTACGGCAACGTGCTCTTCGCGTCCGCGATGCTGAAAGAGCGCGGCGAGGAGTTCGCCGGGCAGCAGGTCGTCGTGTCCGGGTCGGGCAACGTCGCGATCTACTCGATCGAGAAGGCGCAGGCGCTGGGGGCGAACGTCCTGACCGCGTCCGACTCCTCGGGCTACATCGTGGACGAGAAGGGCATCGACCTCGCCCTCCTGAAGGAGATCAAGGAGGTCGAGCGCGGTCGCATCGACGAGTACGCCGCCCGCCGCGGCGCGTCGGCGCGCTTCGTGGCGGGGGGCAGCGTCTGGGACGTCCCCGCGGACGTCGCGCTGCCGTCGGCCACGCAGAACGAACTGGACGCCGCCGCCGCGACGACCCTCGTCCGCAACGGTGTGAAGGCCGTCTCGGAGGGCGCCAACATGCCGACGACCCCCGAGGCGCTGCACATCTTCCAGAAGGCCGGTGTCGCGTTCGGCCCGGGCAAGGCCGCGAACGCGGGCGGCGTCGCGACGAGCGCCCTGGAGATGCGCCAGAACGCCGGGCGCGCGACGTGGGCGTTCGACGTGGTCGAGGCCGAACTCGCCGCGATCATGCGGGATATCCACGACACGTGCTTCGCGACCGCGGAGAAGTACGGCCACCCCGGCGACTACGTCGTCGGCGCGAACATCGCGGGCTTCGAGCGCGTCGCCGACGCGATGCTCGCCCAGGGCCTCATCTGA